The following proteins are co-located in the Vespa velutina chromosome 20, iVesVel2.1, whole genome shotgun sequence genome:
- the LOC124956008 gene encoding uncharacterized protein LOC124956008 isoform X3, protein MQNWNQWQLPTGAITTSMPQPPVGYTAPGADPMAMMQAYMQYYNQPAPSGYTAEQWAAAQQQNWTQWQQWQQQYQQWQAQYGEKYQETMKQMSSQNMNLSGHAPPLPTMPPLPKEDFKPPLPPNTVNTYQFTNIPPPHQNNLPLFPAKQPVSNAASQLNVNSSQNPPLPPTQPPLPLESAQNNDSNSATKRSSNAVSESCSAKKLKLEDEELTEAEKTFDAQFKQWEEQFNKWKQQNANHPDKTHYKIYEAKWTSWREKLIERREQMRKKREQQKQTTAKADPEKNKNLPGGDKIMNILSSTENQGLINNLLGIGKTLGLTGKQNTGTLPPPPPPPQTTSNISSTTVTPAITSQQSTSQPLNSDTVSSWNAQQAAQWAAQFNSGMQNYNSFHGNSGSTQPSFGASLNSTHPPNFALPPPNVPNVGPNFLQPPPGFNNNDGRQLPDASVRQNLQDRSSYGSSGNNLNMFGANERANSEINRFGSNEPLTLPDYSGNFDTTDNTNNERMNNRKGQLGTGPEYFRREILDKNLSEHDQFRSDGSFSYGNARFGRGEENYKSIDGTEIDGKLYKPEDRNYMERGDRFVGSGDRFGAGSDRFGNSNDRYNDRFGSGDDRFIDRFGSRDRFGSNNVRFGSSSDRFGSLDRFGSSNDRFTSRNERFGQGNGLECDRFGPGFDRFGVSSDNVGPGNNRFGRNIMDHYEGNEGIDSTRDSNNSRNFDRNNQFGPTDELAPELKKLMEKRRAAMDVFKPSFHDSDKSVNVGSLRESFKKIAGDSPFISKSSTDFGQRDYVGSRGMAVSSPRFPGNFGSQNNPRSFGPRGPNEFKSHGNFEFRLRAHTNFSPRDNFFDSHDPGGPFLRESNTNFSKFDKNHSMFGSVDVDQRIEQQFDRGDPKLQQTKDTQNSGSSDSIVPANTDNILTEKRSDIPVNKNEMDNAVKPEEVSQAEKIGEESSNNIVDTQSNAQEDKAARSNVPPLEKPPWMDASFPDVNLSEKDINNTECNNNPPANFVVASTEENNEKINDRIQTDLDKKLESDAPDNEQVKKSEVLPFMGENDPKPEDLNMEPPPELPNLGSITDDLNNDNNTFANNQKIKEPFGADRNFSGEFERNAKYFDPKNTFSPRGPSDGRFLQQPHTPNNGQFSSLGSNDIRFRSRASSEGQFGFRGPNNRNYGPWRTNEMPCDNRGFTDTQFAPRGPIDRLSGITNINERNFNNRRSMDGPFDNQCSNDGPFTSGYNDGQFSHHNQQDRMLGSRSFAERHFDIRNAGSNSKPFGSRGPFEDPFESQGLNNETAGTRNYNDRLCSNRSPFANRAFGSDGALDSANNDIFKDKFNENYLDRKLDIGITDTGGSVGSKLNCELGKVNKSDGKTFFQSNFSDNTSRLQYGSDCTVNLPSHEFKSNIHNQVSPFDKKITEKSCIESNVGDSRIGYGDISGGLDYKYTNSPFMKRSIDNHQSYMRGVPNKEFCIERQFNYNHGGATKDKKYIEHVPVKVIDYAHAPRTIMQEHLTPVQCFDYGHGKLKPVVPDHELIPQRDFRNWEESEQNLKEYAEKMKKYENSMMKHEHRRKTNINETRESDWIVNIRKYEREKRNTDDMQKDRECSQEERVYTNTSDKERDECIQNDNKINDKDRGHERCERVQTDINKENDRDNDRSKGRTNWQENSNKNTVETKSSNTSFTDKQQNVSELPSKTLELAKTANCTMVDDLLCPPGRQNRPSKIAIILRGPPGSGKSFVAKLIKDKEVEQGGSAPRILSLDDYFLVEKEIETKDDNGKKVIVKEMVYEYEEAMEPSYIASLVKAFKKNITDGFFNFIILDCINEKISDYEDMWSFAKSKGFKVYVCEMEMDVQICLKRNIHNRSEDEINRIVDYFEPTPSYHQKLDVNSMLQEQAIEEVQMEDSQETSDKVLQSNEESQDSQDDAPEIIGISKWERMEAEDKLDRLDGLAKKKNEGKPQTMEDFLQVPDYYNMEDTSGKKRVRWADLEERKQQEKMRAVGFVVGHTNWDRMMDPTKGGSALTRTKYI, encoded by the exons atgcaaaattgGAATCAATGGCAATTACCAACTGGTGCCATTACTACTTCAATGCCACAACCACCGGTTGGTTATACTGCACCAGGGGCAGATCCAATGGCTATGATGCAAGCTTATATGCAGTATTATAATCAACCA gCACCCAGTGGATATACAGCTGAACAATGGGCGGCTGCTCAACAACAAAATTGGACACAATGGCAACAGTGGCAACAACAATATCAACAATGGCAGGCACAATATGGAGAAAAG taCCAAGAAACTATGAAGCAGATGTCGTCgcaaaatatgaatttatctGGCCATGCACCACCTTTACCAACTATGCCACCACTTCCTAAAGAGGATTTTAAACCCCCTTTACCTCCGAATACTGTTAATACATATCAATTCACAAATATCCCCCCTCCACATCAAAACAATCTTCCACTATTTCCTGCTAAGCAACCTGTAAGTAATGCAGCTTCacaattaaatgtaaattcttCTCAAAATCCACCTCTACCTCCAACTCAACCACCATTGCCTCTGGAGAGTGCTCAGAATAACGACAGTAATTCTGCTACAAAACGCAGTAGTAATGCTGTTAGTGAATCCTGTAGTGCCAAAAAGTTAAAACTTGAAGATGAAGAATTAACTGAGGCTGAAAAAACATTTGACGCTCAGTTTAAGCAGTGGGAAGAACAGTTTAACAAGTGGAAGCAACAAAATGCAAATCATCCTGATAAG AcgcattataaaatatacgaagCAAAATGGACATCTTGGCGGGAGAAACTTATTGAACGTAGAGAACAGATGCGTAAGAAGCGtgaacaacaaaaacaaacaacTGCTAAAGCAGATcctgaaaaaaataagaatctaCCTGGAGGGGACaagataatgaatattttatcaagTACAGAGAATCAAGGATTAATTAACAATCTCTTAGGTATTGGGAAAACCCTTGGCTTAACAGGGAAACAAAATACAGGAACACTTCCACCGCCGCCTCCTCCACCTCAGACAACAAGCAATATTTCATCTACAACAGTTACACCTGCAATAACTTCACAACAATCAACATCTCAGCCATTGAATTCGGACACAGTGTCATCTTGGAATGCCCAACAAGCTGCACAGTGGGCGGCACAATTTAATTCTGGAATGCAAAATTATAATAGCTTTCACGGTAATTCTGGATCAACTCAACCATCTTTTGGAGCATCTCTAAATTCAACGCATCCTCCAAATTTCGCACTACCACCACCTAATGTGCCAAATGTTGGACCAAATTTTTTACAACCACCACCaggttttaataataacgacggAAGACAATTGCCGGATGCAAGCGTAAGACAAAATTTACAGGACAGATCGTCATATGGTTCAAGtggaaataatttgaatatgtTTGGTGCTAATGAGAGAGCAAATTCTGAAATAAATCGTTTTGGATCAAATGAACCTTTAACTTTACCTGATTACTCAGGTAATTTTGATACAACTGATAATACCAATAACGAACGtatgaataatagaaaaggacAATTAGGTACTGGTCCAGAATATTTTAGGCgagaaatattagataaaaatttatccgaACATGATCAATTCAGATCAGATGGCTCATTTAGTTATGGTAATGCGAGATTCGgtagaggagaagaaaattataaatcgataGATGGAACAGAAATTGATGGAAAACTTTATAAACCAGAAGATAGAAATTATATGGAACGTG GTGATCGTTTTGTAGGAAGTGGGGATCGGTTTGGAGCTGGTAGTGATCGTTTTGGAAATTCAAATGATCGTTATAATGATCGATTTGGATCAGGAGATGATCGATTTATTGATCGATTTGGATCAAGAGATCGATTTGGATCAAATAATGTTCGATTTGGATCTAGTAGTGATAGATTTGGATCACTTGATCGTTTTGGTTCAAGTAACGATCGTTTCACTTcaagaaatgaaagatttgGTCAAGGAAATGGATTAGAATGCGATAGATTCGGACCAGGCTTTGATCGTTTTGGTGTATCTAGTGATAATGTTGGCCCTGGAAACAATAGATTCGGAAGAAATATTATGGATCACTATGAAGGAAACGAAGGAATAGATAGCACGAGAGATAGTAATAATTCTCGAAACTTTGACAGAAATAATCAATTTGGACCTACCGATGAATTGGCACCAGAGTTAAAAAAACttatggaaaaaagaagagctgCTATGGACGTATTCAAGCCTAGCTTTCATGATTCCGATAAAAGTGTTAATGTTGGATCTTTACGTGAgagttttaaaaaaattgctGGTGATTCACcttttatatcaaaaagttCCACCGATTTTGGACAAAGGGATTATGTAGGATCAAGAGGAATGGCAGTTTCTAGTCCTCGATTTCCAGGAAATTTTGGATCTCAAAATAATCCTAGATCATTCGGACCACGTGGTCCTAATGAGTTTAAATCACATGGTAATTTCGAATTTCGATTACGCGCTCATACTAATTTCAGTCCACGtgataatttctttgattCTCATGATCCTGGTGGTCCATTTCTCAGAGAATCCAACACTAATTTCTCTAAATTTGATAAGAATCATTCTATGTTTGGTTCTGTGGATGTTGATCAACGAATTGAACAACAATTTGACAGAGGAGATCCTAAATTACAACAAACTAAAGATACACAAAATAGTGGATCATCGGACAGTATTGTACCTGCAAATACAGATAATATACTTACAGAGAAAAGATCAGATATTcctgttaataaaaatgaaatggatAATGCAGTAAAACCAGAAGAAGTATCACAGGCAGAAAAAATAGGAGAAGAATCGTCAAATAATATTGTGGATACACAATCGAATGCTCAAGAAGACAAAGCTGCACGTTCGAATGTACCGCCATTAGAAAAACCACCTTGGATGGATGCATCATTTCCTGATGTTAATTTAtctgaaaaagatattaataacacGGAATGTAACAATAATCCACCTGCAAATTTTGTTGTTGCCTCtacagaagaaaataatgaaaaaatcaatgatagAATACAAACAGATTTGGATAAAAAATTGGAGTCAGATGCTCCAGATAATGAGCAGGTCAAAAAATCTGAAGTTTTACCATTTATGGGTGAGAATGATCCAAAACCGGAAGACTTAAACATGGAACCTCCACCAGAATTACCTAATTTAGGATCAATAACGGACGAtttgaataacgataataatacatttgctaataatcaaaaaattaaagagcCTTTCGGTGCAGATCGTAATTTTTCTGGAGAATTTGAACGTAatgcaaaatattttgatcCTAAAAATACTTTTAGTCCTAGAGGACCTAGTGATGGAAGATTTTTACAGCAACCTCATACACCTAATAATGgacaattttcttcattagGATCAAACGATATACGATTCAGATCTCGAGCATCCAGTGAGGGACAGTTTGGTTTTCGTGGAcctaataatagaaattatggGCCATGGAGAACGAATGAAATGCCATGTGATAATAGAGGATTTACTGACACACAATTTGCTCCTAGAGGACCTATTGATAGATTGTCTggtattacaaatattaatgaaagaaatttcaataatagaaGATCTATGGATGGGCCATTCGATAATCAATGTTCAAATGATGGACCTTTTACTTCTGGTTATAATGATGGACAATTTTCACATCACAATCAGCAAGATAGAATGCTTGGTTCTCGAAGTTTTGCAGAAAGACATTTTGATATACGTAATGCAGGATCAAATAGTAAACCTTTTGGATCTCGTGGACCATTTGAAGATCCTTTTGAATCTCAAGgtttaaataatgaaacagCAGGTACACGTAATTATAATGACAGATTATGTAGCAATAGATCACCTTTTGCTAATAGAGCTTTTGGATCGGATGGAGCACTTGATAGcgctaataatgatatttttaaagacaaatttaatgaaaattatttagatagGAAACTTGATATAGGTATTACTGATACCGGAGGTAGTGTAGGTTCAAAATTAAACTGTGAATTGGGTAAAGTGAATAAATCTGACGGTAAAACATTCTTCCAAAGCAATTTTAGCGACAACACTTCTAGATTGCAATATGGATCTGATTGTACTGTTAATCTTCCATCTCATGAATTCAAAAGTAATATTCATAATCAAGTATCTCCctttgataagaaaattacTGAAAAATCTTGTATAGAATCAAATGTTGGAGATTCTAGAATAGGGTATGGAGATATTTCTGGAGGATTAGATTATAAGTATACTAATTCTCCTTTTATGAAACGATCTATTGATAATCATCAATCTTATATGAGAGGTGTACCCAATAAAGAATTCTGTATAGAAAGACAGTTTAATTATAACCATGGTGGTGccacaaaagataaaaaatatatcgagcATGTACCTGTAAAAGTAATCGATTATGCTCATGCCCCTCGTACCATAATGCAAGAACATTTAACTCCTGTTCAATGTTTCGATTATGGACATGGAAAACTAAAGCCTGTTGTACCGGATCATGAATTGATACCGCAAAGAGATTTTAGAAATTGGGAAGAAAGCGAGCAGAACTTGAAAGAATATgcagaaaaaatgaaaaaatatgagaattCAATGATGAAACATGAACACAGGCGAAAGACAAACATAAATGAGACGAGAGAAAGCGATTGGAtagtaaatattagaaaatatgaacgagaaaagagaaatacagaTGACATgcaaaaagatagagaatgtTCTCAAGAAGAAAGAGTTTATACTAATACTtctgataaagaaagagatgaatgtatccaaaatgataataaaataaatgataaag ATAGAGGCCATGAGAGATGCGAACGGGTTCAAACAGATATAAACAAAGAGAATGACAGAGACAATGACAG ATCAAAAGGACGTACTAACTGGCAAGAAAACTCAAACAAGAACACTGTAGAGACAAAATCGTCAAATACCAG CTTTACAGATAAACAACAAAATGTATCAGAATTACCATCCAAAACCTTGGAATTGGCGAAAACGGCAAATTGTACAATGGTGGATGATCTACTGTGTCCTCCAGGTCGTCAAAATAGACCATCTAAAATAGCAATTATTTTAAGAGGTCCACCTGGTAGTGGAAAGTCATTTGTAGCAAAATTAATTAAG GACAAGGAAGTTGAACAAGGAGGTTCTGCTCCAAGAATATTGAGCCTTGATGATTATTTCcttgttgaaaaagaaatagaaacaaaagatGACAATGGGAAGAAAGTGATAGTGAAg gaAATGGTTTATGAATACGAAGAAGCCATGGAACCAAGTTATATAGCATCTCTTGTGAAAgcattcaaaaaaaatattacagatggcttcttcaattttattatattagattgtatcaatgaaaaaatatcagaTTATGAGGATATGTGGAGTTTTGCAAAAAGTAAAGGATTTAAG